GTCTGAGTAGATTTTCATGAGTGTGAAATAAACTTTCTTTATTCTTTAGTACCCTTATAGTCATGTTGCTGTTTTTTGACATTTCTTCTAGCACAGGGCTCAACTGGTCTATGAATGACTGCGGCTCCTTCATGCTATCAGCTTGTTTTTTGAAGATCGTGAGTTCTTTGAAGATGCCTTGCTTCCGGGCCTTATTAATATCTATTCCGGCGGCCTCTAAGCGGTATATAAATTCATTTGGAATAACTCTGTCTGAAATATAAATGCATCTTTCTTTATTTCTAAATCCATGGATGATGAATTTAGAGCCTATGTCCATCCTTTCCGTATTGTTGGGGTATAAGTGGCATAGACGGTCATGCTCTTTTAAAGAGCCTAGTCTCAGGAAAATAGATTCTTTCATGTACCAACCTTCTCAGATCTTTTCGATAGACTGTTTGATCTTGTGTACTGCTCTTTGTATGATATCAATCTTGGTGATGGTTTCCCGGTC
The Thermodesulfobacteriota bacterium DNA segment above includes these coding regions:
- a CDS encoding LuxR C-terminal-related transcriptional regulator, yielding MKESIFLRLGSLKEHDRLCHLYPNNTERMDIGSKFIIHGFRNKERCIYISDRVIPNEFIYRLEAAGIDINKARKQGIFKELTIFKKQADSMKEPQSFIDQLSPVLEEMSKNSNMTIRVLKNKESLFHTHENLLRREALLDKLSSEMPIIFMCQYDIKKIAGQDLMNLLSTHRLVVFENTLFDSPFYTLPDQILARLSQASSKMEVLTDKEKEILRYIVNGYSNNDIAEEISISVRTVETHRANIMRKLEINKLVDLVKFAIQNGIS